In Plasmodium falciparum 3D7 genome assembly, chromosome: 6, the following proteins share a genomic window:
- a CDS encoding mitochondrial ribosomal protein L46 precursor, putative — translation MVKWVIEKGVSKKILTLNNVLYRNIKNYSIFVNKKEHEIYENNEDNMLTKLNMEDGKKLIVVHEKYKIQVSLCIDRFPINYVQEKFEEDFQNFKDEWLIKTNNNLDVNEEFFHMKYNLSNLNEKQKDNDNNDDGDDDGNNEKENLDEQNEHMENNTYNNNNNNNNNNNTKHKLDNITNNNVNNMESINEFSMEDENLEKLFSLEGIQDIFKKKEEKKKSHEKDKKNKKDENINEYDYKNIKRKPNDFLYLLVKYKHLNKWMFPIMDFKKNYSIRQNLQYLCMQQLKCNTLPFFIGYSPCTYEKRKFKIPLLQNEIIGRKIFYYRAHYIKQHTTWNVLMNEDIQDVAWLTRAELKNFLSPNRYYVIKDALPLT, via the coding sequence ATGGTTAAATGGGTTATAGAAAAAGGagtatcaaaaaaaatattaactctgaataatgtattatatagaaatataaaaaattatagtatttttgttaataaaaaagaacatgAAATATACGAAAATAATGAGGATAATATGTTAACAAAACTGAATATGGAAGATGGGAAGAAATTAATAGTTGTccatgaaaaatataaaatacaagTGTCTTTATGTATAGATAGATTTCCTATAAATTATGTTCAAGAAAAATTTGAAGAAGATTTTCAGAATTTTAAAGATGAATGGTTAATAAAAACGAATAACAATTTAGATGTAAATGAGgaattttttcatatgaaatataatttaagcaatttaaatgaaaaacaaaaagataatgataataatgatgatggtgatgatgatggtaataatgaaaaggaGAATTTGGatgaacaaaatgaacatatggaaaacaatacatataataataataataataataataataataataatacgaaACATAAATTagataatataacaaataataatgtgaacAATATGGAATCTATAAATGAGTTCTCTATGGAGGACGAAAAtttagaaaaattattttctttagaAGGTATAcaagatatatttaaaaaaaaagaggaaaaaaaaaaaagtcatgaaaaagataagaaaaataaaaaggatgaaaatattaatgaatatgattataaaaatataaaaagaaaaccaaatgattttttatatttattagtgaaatataaacatttaaataaatgGATGTTCCCAATTAtggattttaaaaaaaattattcaatCAGACAAAATTtacaatatttatgtatgcaACAATTAAAATGTAATACCTTACCTTTTTTTATAGGTTATTCACCTTGTACTTatgaaaaaaggaaatttaAAATTCCACTTTTACAAAACGAAATTATAGGaagaaaaattttttattatagggCTCATTACATAAAACAACATACAACATGGAATGTATTAATGAACGAAGATATACAAGATGTGGCTTGGCTAACACGTgctgaattaaaaaattttctcTCACCTAATAGgtattatgttataaaagATGCCTTACCCTTAACATAA
- a CDS encoding CRAL/TRIO domain-containing protein, putative has translation MELSKGKVIIEKDINEHTIDDEVFMFEPSIDDVYDKNTNLRFIFHNTFITSEEEIAISEFRKYCKSRCLKINKIYFENECLRYLYSAQFDFSKAMELIKSNYEFRLSSILPIKEKDVIFYINKGVMYWHGRDKKCRPILIINLLKVELLSIDDLSNLFFFCFEFFLKYLCIPGKIENYISIIDCSGISISKFPMTTFMKLLEIMNSKYRCRLFRMYILEAPKILKTFGKSFLNFAPTYMTKKLKILDNNYADYLREEILSTQLEKKYGGIQEDKINNFYPFHFYPSCYISQQQKRKSQDNKAVIEKKTNIFNNDHIYNIFLSGYSMHVILVQKDQRIIDNHRYNDILLNDSNSANLERTACIEADTSDNHKEDADVIKKNVHKDMVKSMSIDSLKQISSDNLKYISSDNLKYISSDNLKYISSDNLKHIGSDNLKHIGSDNFKHIGSDNFKHIGSDNFKHIGSDNFKHIGSDNFKHIGSDNFKHIGSDNFKHIGSDNLKHIGSDNFKHISGDHHNNYYHKRKKKKKKKHIILNEEELLLQQQFVNYMKNEEYDIENVHILKNNKFINFKNKYVVHIDSIHKWIFKIKNLFLSNITINYITKRFPFLKNVILVKSNFKCINEYIKYLKENVPPEISTSHQIVSTNNEHDEEDNHKNKSNIIIKNNMNEKEEEIKKERLYNNPSTDKIINKFENIQRLSSCKYVDDMKEEYNNNIKIGHHKHDPNIMLKTEKGVKIKKNKKKIEIMENKNKNKSKNKISHDNTSKEYNYPEVNIYNNCESIFDEYIKTSSMDNNKKKGFKEKNNDNNNNNNNNNTNIDNNDNNIDNNIDNNIENNDNNNNNMIMMMKKKNGEPENPCGDKVNLKKKGIENVKQKHKEVEISEEQGKLKQSSETKGRLKQPHTIKVTDRLFKEREDMEKNEKREYIEKKILSKVTMNFSPCDKETQSKKNKKKKKKGIDDVKFISMNKDELSNMLSKEYVEKGNINCDNMTCESNTICDNSKSENYIPLDNKTNNNNNNNNKKSAISIKSIFPKRLDHALSKYKKYSTTSISTRLSRSSYNKFVSEDKNEENHFDNIVINDSYQNKVSFFSQVSLSTGNITNTIDLDTNKNEKKNDVNFKSTIVDNSNKPVNPEVPEKKSRKKLSKIKIIGLQFFNKQSSRR, from the coding sequence atGGAACTTTCAAAAGGAAAAGTTATTAttgaaaaagatataaatgaacACACCATAGATGACGAAGTGTTTATGTTTGAACCTAGCATTGATGATGTGTATGATAAGAATACGAATTTACggtttatatttcataatacatttataacaTCAGAAGAAGAAATAGCTATAAGTGAATTTAGAAAATATTGTAAGAGTAGATgcttaaaaattaataaaatatatttcgaAAATGAATGCTTacgttatttatattcagcACAATTTGATTTTTCTAAGGCCATggaattaataaaaagtaatTATGAATTTCGGTTATCATCTATTTTAccaataaaagaaaaagatgtgatattttatataaataaaggagTTATGTATTGGCATGGGAGAGATAAAAAATGTAGAccaatattaattattaatttattaaaagttGAATTATTAAGTATTGATGATTTatctaatttattttttttctgttttgaattttttttaaaatatttatgtatccCAGGAAAAATAGAAAACTATATATCAATAATCGATTGTTCTGGTATATCTATATCAAAATTCCCTATGACAACATTTATGAAATTGTTAGAAATTATGAATTCTAAATATAGATGTAGATTATTTAGAATGTATATTCTTGAGGCAcctaaaattttaaaaacatttGGAAAATCATTTCTAAATTTTGCACCTACCTATATGaccaaaaaattaaaaatattagatAACAATTATGCAGATTATTTAAGAGAAGAAATATTATCAACtcaattagaaaaaaaatatggaggAATTCAGGaagataaaattaataatttttatcctTTCCACTTTTATCCAAGTTGTTATATATcacaacaacaaaaaaggAAATCTCAAGATAATAAAGCAGTTatcgaaaaaaaaacaaatatttttaataatgatcatatttataatatattcctaTCTGGTTATTCTATGCATGTAATATTAGTCCAGAAGGATCAAAGGATAATTGATAATCATCGGTATAATGATATTCTATTAAATGATTCAAATTCTGCAAATTTGGAAAGGACTGCATGTATAGAAGCAGATACTAGTGATAACCATAAGGAAGATGCAGATGTTATCAAGAAAAATGTACACAAGGATATGGTAAAAAGTATGAGTATTGACAGCTTAAAACAAATTAGTAGTGATaacttaaaatatattagtaGTGATaacttaaaatatattagtaGTGATaacttaaaatatattagtaGTGATAACCTAAAACATATTGGAAGCGATAACCTAAAACATATTGGAAGCGATAACTTCAAACATATTGGAAGCGATAACTTCAAACATATTGGAAGCGATAACTTCAAACATATTGGAAGCGATAACTTCAAACATATTGGAAGCGATAACTTCAAACATATTGGAAGCGATAACTTCAAACATATTGGAAGCGATAACTTCAAACATATTGGAAGCGATAACCTAAAACATATTGGAAGCGATAACTTCAAACATATTAGTGGTGATCACCATAATAACTATTATCATAagaggaaaaagaaaaagaaaaaaaaacatatcattttaaatgaagaagaattattattacaacagCAATTTgtgaattatatgaaaaatgaagaatatgaTATTGaaaatgttcatattttgaaaaataataaatttataaattttaaaaataaatatgttgtACATATTGATAGTATACATAAATggatttttaaaataaaaaatttatttttatcaaatataacaattaattatattacgAAACGATTcccatttttaaaaaatgttatactTGTCAAATCAAattttaaatgtataaatgagtatataaaatatttgaaagAAAATGTACCACCTGAAATTAGTACTTCTCATCAGATTGTTTCTACAAATAATGAACATGATGAAGAGGATAATCACAAAAACAaaagtaatataataataaaaaataatatgaatgaaaagGAAGAAGAAATCAAAAAGGAAAGGTTATATAATAATCCTTCTAcagataaaataataaataaatttgaaAACATTCAACGCTTAAGTAGTTGTAAATATGTAGATGATATGAaggaagaatataataataatataaaaatagggCATCATAAACATGATCCAAATATCATGTTAAAAACAGAAAAGggtgtaaaaataaaaaaaaataaaaaaaaaattgaaataatggaaaataaaaataaaaataagagcaaaaataaaatatcacATGATAATACttcaaaagaatataattatccagaggtcaatatatataataactgTGAATCTATTTttgatgaatatataaaaacttcATCGATggacaataataaaaaaaaaggttttaaagagaaaaataatgacaataataataataataataataataacaccaatattgataataatgataataatatcgATAATAATAtcgataataatattgaaaacaatgataataataataataatatgataatgatgatgaagaaaaagaacGGTGAACCTGAGAATCCTTGTGGTGATAAagtaaatttaaaaaaaaaaggaatagaAAATGTTAAACAAAAACATAAAGAGGTGGAAATTAGTGAAGAACAAGGGAAATTAAAACAAAGCAGTGAAACAAAAGGACGTTTAAAACAACCACATACAATTAAGGTAACAGATAGATTATTTAAAGAAAGAGAagatatggaaaaaaatgagaaaagagaatatatagaaaaaaaaattttaagtaAAGTAACTATGAATTTCTCCCCATGTGATAAGGAGACACAGAGTAAAAagaataagaaaaagaaaaaaaaaggaatagaTGATGTAAAATTTATTTCTATGAATAAAGATGAATTGAGCAATATGTTATCCAAAGAATATGTGGAAAAAGGTAATATTAATTGTGATAATATGACATGTGAAAGTAATACAATTTGTGATAATTCAAAAAgtgaaaattatatacctTTAGATAATAagacaaataataataataataataataataaaaaaagtgcTATTAGTATAAAATCTATATTTCCAAAAAGACTTGATCATGCgctttcaaaatataaaaaatattctacAACATCTATAAGTACTAGATTATCTAGGagttcatataataaattcgtttcagaagataaaaatgaagaaaaccattttgataatattgtCATAAATGATTCATATCAAAATAAGGTCAGTTTCTTTAGTCAAGTTTCTTTATCAACAGGCAATATAACTAATACTATTGATTTggatacaaataaaaatgaaaaaaaaaacgatgTGAATTTCAAGTCTACAATTGTCGATAATTCAAATAAACCTGTAAATCCAGAGGTGcctgaaaaaaaaagtagaaAAAAGTTgagtaaaattaaaattatcggtcttcaattttttaataaacaatCGTCAAGAAGATAA
- a CDS encoding ATPase — MKTFIGHFNNNALFSRNSFTNKSLRARKYTKNILSLKNLIYSSFFLYSTMNKVIGTHSGRFHTDEILATVMLKFLPEYKDAKIIRTRDQTKLDTCDIVVDVGGVYDHENKRYDHHQKEFEGTLDDKHTIRLSSAGLIYKHYGKEVLRKGFSITDEEKINVLYEKLYTSFIESVDALDNGINQYEGQPKYQINTTIQCRVNRFNPTFLEDDVDENERFMEAAKIVKQEFVHFVTYYSDVWYMAKSIVRESILDRFNFHKSGRVIYLQKYCPYTEHLYDLEQELNIQDEILYCIYSDRYNNFRCTAISKKNEPFVLRLPFPASFRGLKDEQLQTVSKIPGLTFVHYSGFTSAGENIESLVKLVEASLKENNIVY; from the coding sequence ATGAAAACATTTATAGgacattttaataataatgcatTATTTTCAAGAAATTCTTTTACAAATAAATCATTGAGAGCAAGAAAATAtactaaaaatatattaagtttaaaaaatcttatatattcatctttttttttatattccacTATGAATAAAGTTATAGGTACGCATTCCGGACGATTTCATACGGATGAAATATTGGCTACGGTTATGTTAAAATTTTTACCAGAATATAAAGATGccaaaataataagaacacGTGATCAAACAAAATTAGATACTTGTGATATTGTAGTAGACGTAGGTGGTGTATATGATCATGAGAATAAAAGATATGATCATCATCAAAAAGAATTTGAAGGAACTTTGGATGATAAGCATACAATACGTTTAAGTAGTGCtggtttaatatataaacattatgGAAAAGAAGTATTAAGAAAAGGTTTTTCCATTactgatgaagaaaaaattaatgtaCTATATGAAAAGTTATATACTTCATTTATAGAATCAGTTGATGCTTTAGATAATGGTATAAATCAATATGAAGGTCAACCAaaatatcaaataaataCTACAATACAATGTAGGGTTAATAGATTTAACCCTACTTTTTTAGAAGATGACGTAGATGAAAATGAGCGTTTTATGGAAGCTGCAAAAATTGTAAAACAAGAATTTGTACATTTTGTAACATATTATTCAGATGTATGGTATATGGCAAAAAGTATTGTACGTGAATCTATACTTGATCGTTTTAATTTTCATAAATCAGGTAGAGTAATTTATTTGCAAAAATATTGTCCTTATACAGAACATTTATATGATCTAGAGCaagaattaaatatacaagacgaaattttatattgtatatattcggatagatataataattttaggTGTACAGCTATATCGAAGAAAAATGAACCATTCGTTTTAAGACTACCATTTCCAGCTAGTTTTAGAGGTTTAAAAGATGAACAACTACAAACCGTTTCAAAAATTCCTGGTCTTACATTTGTTCATTATTCTGGATTTACAAGTGCAGGAGAAAATATTGAAAGCCTTGTAAAATTAGTAGAGGCTTCTCTAAAGGAAAATAACATAGTATACTAA
- a CDS encoding 3-oxoacyl-acyl-carrier protein synthase I/II, with the protein MRKYIIKIYYFLFFYVLQVNSKRYAFIKRGIPGISKNYFKGFKLYNSREMKNLCETSRVVCTGVGVVTGLGIGIEHFWNNIINGYTSIDKITKFDITGMSCGIGSEIKKSDFNPSDYYTNKKDVNRNDDCTHYAVAATRLALDDAKLNLEKLDKDKTGTIIGSGIGGLRFLEKEMKTMYEKGHKRITPYLIPAMIANTPSGYVSIENNIRGISLGMLSACATSGNTIGEAYRYIKYKEYDVMICGGTEASITPISFAGFNSLKALCTGYNDNPKKGCRPFDLKRSGFVMGEGSGILILESYEHAIKRNAPIYGEIISYSSECDAYHITAPEPNGKGLTNSIHKALKNANININDVKYINAHGTSTNLNDKIETKVFKNVFKDHAYKLYISSTKSMTGHCIGAAGAIESIVCLKTMQTNIIPPTINYEYKDPDCDLNYTPNKYIHAKENIDISLNTNLGFGGHNTALLFKKIVK; encoded by the exons atgagaaaatacattataaaaatatattatttcctgTTCTTTTATGTGCTACAA GTTAACAGTAAAAGGTATGCCTTCATTAAAAGGGGTATACCTGGAATATCCaagaattattttaaagGTTTCAAGTTGTACAATTCGAGAGAAATGAAAAATCTTTGTGAA acTTCTAGAGTGGTGTGCACAGGTGTAGGGGTAGTAACTGGATTAGGGATTGGCATAGAACATTTTtggaataatattataaatggaTATACATCAATAGataaaattacaaaatttGATATAACCGGTATGTCATGTGGTATTGGTAGTGAAATAAAGAAAAGCGATTTTAATCCTAGTGATTATTacacaaataaaaaagatgttAATCGTAATGATGATTGTACTCATTATGCAGTCGCAGCCACACGTTTAGCTTTAGACGATGCAAAACTAAATTTGGAAAAATTAGACAAAGATAAAACAGGTACTATCATAGGTAGTGGCATAGGTGGACTAAGAtttttagaaaaagaaatgaaaacaaTGTATGAAAAAGGACATAAAAGAATAACACCATATTTAATACCTGCAATGATAGCAAATACTCCATCTGGATATGTATCTATCGAAAACAATATTAGAGGGATCTCTCTTGGTATGTTAAGTGCATGTGCTACGTCTGGTAACACAATAGGTGAAGCctatagatatataaaatataaagagtATGATGTTATGATATGTGGTGGAACTGAAGCTAGTATAACTCCTATAAGTTTTGCTGGATTCAATTCATTAAAGGCTTTATGTACAGGTTATAACGATAATCCAAAAAAAGGTTGTAGACCCTTCGATTTAAAAAGAAGTGGTTTCGTTATGGGAGAAGGTTCAGGCATCTTAATTCTAGAATCATACGAACATgcaataaaaagaaatgcaCCAATATATGGAgaaattatttcatattcttCAGAATGTGATGCATACCATATTACTGCACCAGAACCTAATGGGAAAGGTTTAACAAATTCTATTCATAAAGCATTAAAAAATgcaaatataaacataaatgacgttaaatatattaatgcaCATGGTACTTCAACaaatttaaatgataaaatagaaaccaaggtttttaaaaatgttttcAAAGATCATGcatacaaattatatatatcatcaacTAAAAGTATGACAGGACATTGTATAGGTGCTGCTGGAGCTATAGAATCTATTGTATGTCTTAAAACTATGcaaacaaatattataccACCTACTattaattatgaatataaggACCCAGATTGTGATCTAAATTATACacctaataaatatattcatgcaaaggaaaatattgatatatcTCTCAATACAAATTTGGGATTTGGAGGCCATAACACAGCATTacttttcaaaaaaattgtaaagTGA
- a CDS encoding pyruvate kinase → MSSFKYKNSAAGASMQSAANITLRQILEPNNVNLRSKKTHIVCTLGPACKSVETLVKLIDAGMDICRFNFSHGSHEDHKEMFNNVLKAQELRPNCLLGMLLDTKGPEIRTGFLKNKEVHLKEGSKLKLVTDYEFLGDETCIACSYKKLPQSVKPGNIILIADGSVSCKVLETHEDHVITEVLNSAVIGERKNMNLPNVKVDLPIISEKDKNDILNFAIPMGCNFIAASFIQSADDVRLIRNLLGPRGRHIKIIPKIENIEGIIHFDKILAESDGIMIARGDLGMEISPEKVFLAQKLMISKCNLQGKPIITATQMLESMTKNPRPTRAEVTDVANAVLDGTDCVMLSGETAGGKFPVEAVTIMSKICLEAEACIDYKLLYQSLVNAIETPISVQEAVARSAVETAESIQASLIIALTETGYTARLIAKYKPSCTILALSASDSTVKCLNVHRGVTCIKVGSFQGTDIVIRNAIEIAKQRNMAKVGDSVIAIHGIKEEVSGGTNLMKVVQIE, encoded by the exons atgagtTCATTTAAGTACAAAAACTCCGCCGCAGGTGCCAGTATGCAAAGTGCTGCTAACATAACCTTGAGACAAATTTTAGAACCCAATAATGTGAATTTACGTTCTAAGAAAACACACATTGTATGTACCTTAGGTCCAGCATGTAAATCTGTTGAAACACTTGTTAAATTGATTGATGCAG gtATGGATATTTGCCGTTTTAACTTTTCTCACGGTAGCCATGAAGATCACAAGGAAATGTTTAACAACGTGTTAAAAGCCCAAGAATTGAGGCCAAATTGCTTATTAGGAATGTTGTTAGATACTAAAGGGCCAGAAATCAGGACAgggtttttaaaaaataaagaagttCACTTAAAAGAAGGTAGTAAATTAAAATTAGTAACCGATTATGAATTTTTAGGTGATGAAACTTGTATAGCATGTTCATATAAGAAATTACCACAAAGTGTGAAGCcaggaaatattatattaatagctGATGGATCAGTAAGTTGTAAAGTTTTAGAAACACATGAAGATCATGTTATTACAGAAGTATTAAATTCAGCTGTTATTGGtgaaaggaaaaatatgaatttacCAAACGTTAAGGTTGATTTACCAATTATTAGCgaaaaggataaaaatgatatactAAATTTTGCTATACCAATGGGTTGTAATTTTATTGCTGCCTCATTTATTCAATCAGCCGATGATGTCCGTTTAATTAGAAACTTATTAGGACCAAGAGGAAgacatattaaaattattccCAAAATCGAAAACATTGAAGGTATTATTCATTTCGATAAAATTTTAGCTGAATCTGATGGTATCATGATTGCAAGAGGAGATTTAGGAATGGAAATTTCTCCAGAAAAAGTTTTCTTGGCACAAAAATTGATGATATCAAA ATGCAATTTACAAGGTAAACCAATTATCACTGCCACTCAAATGTTAGAATCCATGACCAAGAACCCAAGACCAACAAGAGCAGAAGTTACAGATGTAGCTAATGCTGTTTTAGATGGTACTGATTGTGTTATGCTTTCAGGAGAAACTGCAGGTGGTAAATTTCCAGTGGAAGCTGTTACCATTATGTCCAAAATCTGTTTAGAAGCAGAAGCATGCATtgattataaattattatatcaatCATTAGTAAATGCAATTGAAACACCAATTAGTGTTCAAGAAGCTGTGGCTAGATCAGCTGTAGAAACAGCAGAATCTATTCAAGCTTCTTTAATTATAGCTTTAACAGAAACAGGTTATACGGCTAGATTAATTGCCAAATATAAACCAAGTTGTACCATCTTAGCCCTTAGTGCTTCTGATTCAACTGTTAAATGTTTGAACGTACACAGAGGTGTTACATGCATTAAAGTAGGTTCATTCCAAGGAACAGATATTGTTATTAGAAATGCTATTGAAATCGCAAAACAAAGAAATATGGCAAAAGTTGGTGATAGCGTTATTGCTATTCACGGAATTAAAGAAGAAGTATCTGGAGGTACCAACTTAATGAAAGTTGTACAAATtgaataa